From Arcticibacter tournemirensis, one genomic window encodes:
- a CDS encoding oligosaccharide flippase family protein, which yields MASENNKRIAKNTLLLYVRMIITMVVSLYTVRVILGALGTIDYGIYNVVGGIVVMFSFLSTTMAAASQRFFAYHLGRNDLIQMGKTFNVTLTIYIIVALVVLLLAETVGLWFLNNYMSIPYNRVIAANWIYQFAILSFIATILVVPYNASIIAHENMKVYAYVSIIEAVLKLLIVYVLFVLPFDKLKTYAVLMFITTSIVSCIYITFCIRKYSECRFQLVLDRKLFKDLLSYSGWNLFGALATISNSQGTNILLNVFFGPSVNASRAIAFQVSTAINQFVTNFLTAVNPQITKYYATGEKENMLNLVFRSSKLSYFLLFILSMPMLLETHFILALWLKVIPPYVVIFAILVIIAALIDSLSYPLMSAAQASGKIRLYQTVVGSTLLLNLPVSYVFLKYNFPPDITMYIAIGSSLLCLFLRLIMLRGMIDLRIDRFLKTVIVRVVLVTLIAYPVPLYLRMSLVEGFSRFLVVFLVGTLTSICAIYFLGLSVNERLYINDIIKGLRAKINARKHLAL from the coding sequence ATGGCCTCTGAAAATAATAAGAGAATCGCAAAGAATACGTTGCTTTTATATGTAAGGATGATTATCACCATGGTAGTTTCTCTTTATACTGTAAGGGTTATTTTAGGCGCCCTTGGTACGATTGATTATGGTATATATAATGTCGTGGGAGGAATAGTGGTGATGTTTTCATTTTTGAGTACGACAATGGCAGCTGCTTCTCAGAGATTTTTCGCTTATCATTTAGGAAGGAACGACTTAATCCAAATGGGGAAAACTTTCAACGTTACACTTACGATCTATATTATTGTTGCTTTGGTTGTATTGTTGCTTGCAGAAACGGTTGGTTTGTGGTTTTTAAACAACTATATGTCCATTCCCTACAACCGAGTAATTGCAGCCAATTGGATTTATCAATTTGCAATTCTCTCTTTTATCGCGACAATTCTGGTAGTGCCATATAACGCTTCAATAATAGCCCACGAGAATATGAAAGTGTACGCTTATGTGAGTATAATCGAAGCAGTGCTGAAATTACTAATTGTTTATGTTTTGTTCGTTTTGCCATTTGACAAGTTAAAGACATATGCTGTCCTAATGTTTATCACAACTAGTATAGTTTCTTGTATCTATATTACTTTTTGTATAAGGAAATATTCAGAATGCCGATTTCAACTTGTGCTTGATAGAAAATTGTTTAAAGACCTGCTTAGTTACTCTGGATGGAACCTCTTTGGCGCATTAGCAACCATATCAAATAGCCAGGGAACGAATATTCTTCTTAATGTGTTTTTTGGACCCTCTGTAAATGCCTCGCGGGCGATAGCATTTCAAGTAAGCACTGCTATTAATCAATTTGTAACAAACTTCCTAACCGCAGTTAATCCTCAAATAACAAAATACTATGCAACTGGCGAAAAAGAGAATATGTTAAATCTTGTTTTCAGGAGTTCAAAATTATCCTACTTTCTTCTATTCATTCTATCTATGCCTATGTTGCTTGAAACTCATTTTATCCTAGCATTGTGGCTGAAAGTTATACCGCCGTATGTCGTAATTTTCGCCATACTAGTAATTATTGCGGCCCTGATAGACTCATTGTCGTACCCTTTAATGAGTGCAGCTCAAGCTTCCGGCAAGATAAGGCTATACCAAACTGTAGTGGGATCTACGCTTTTATTGAATTTGCCTGTTTCCTATGTCTTTCTAAAATATAATTTCCCGCCCGATATCACGATGTATATTGCCATAGGCAGTTCCCTATTGTGCCTCTTCTTAAGATTGATCATGCTCAGAGGTATGATTGATCTTAGAATAGATAGATTTCTGAAAACTGTTATCGTTCGCGTGGTATTAGTGACCCTAATAGCTTATCCTGTTCCATTATACTTAAGAATGAGTCTAGTAGAAGGATTCAGTCGATTCCTTGTCGTCTTTTTAGTGGGGACATTAACATCTATTTGTGCGATTTACTTTTTAGGTCTTTCTGTTAATGAAAGACTATATATAAATGATATTATAAAGGGCCTTCGTGCAAAGATAAATGCAAGAAAACATCTTGCTCTGTAA
- a CDS encoding glycosyltransferase, whose translation MNIIHYALGLPPYRSGGLTKYAVDLMSKQAENPEDIITLLHPGEITLEYPQKGIRRRGSYNRISIYEISNPSIVPLLHGVRKPSDLLSGSPLTERTLENFYNILQPDILHIHTVMGIPVELVKFLRQKGVKIIYTSHDYFGLCFKVSFINQRGELCNTPGGKECELCNRNSPSNLFLRLRNSRFLLKYKSSLSVGKKIGGGRSAVTKTIEKPFISKNAGEFEDVIGRFKELFYLVDCFHFNSSIAKEVYQQFLHLERFSIVPISHASIFDNRIFKRIDTNNIRLGFIGHVSDYKGFPLLKDVLCALSIQGVSNWSLNVWGGETGVDKDCDLISYRGKYDEKELKSVFEEIDLLIVPSIWKETFSLITLEALSFGTPVLVSTNVGAKDIVKEYQTDFVCEPTVEAFSKLLLKVLREPSLLSEYNARIIQGEFNYSFGKHVTEIYNLYNNRK comes from the coding sequence ATGAATATTATTCACTATGCTTTGGGATTACCACCATATAGAAGTGGCGGCTTAACAAAATATGCTGTTGATCTTATGAGTAAGCAAGCAGAGAATCCCGAAGACATTATCACGCTCCTTCATCCAGGAGAAATTACGTTAGAGTATCCTCAAAAGGGGATTAGGAGGCGAGGAAGCTATAATAGAATATCTATTTATGAAATATCAAATCCCTCAATTGTTCCCCTGCTCCATGGTGTTAGAAAACCTTCAGATCTACTTAGTGGTAGCCCTTTAACTGAAAGGACTTTGGAGAATTTTTATAACATTTTACAGCCTGATATTCTGCATATACATACTGTTATGGGAATCCCTGTTGAATTGGTCAAGTTTTTGAGGCAAAAGGGGGTCAAGATAATTTATACAAGTCATGATTATTTTGGTTTGTGTTTTAAAGTGAGTTTTATAAACCAAAGAGGTGAGTTGTGCAATACACCGGGAGGTAAGGAGTGCGAACTATGTAACCGAAATTCGCCGAGTAACTTGTTCTTGCGACTTCGGAATTCCAGGTTTCTACTAAAATATAAATCATCATTGTCTGTAGGAAAAAAGATAGGAGGCGGGAGGTCAGCAGTCACTAAAACTATAGAGAAACCTTTTATTTCTAAGAATGCTGGAGAATTTGAAGACGTGATTGGACGCTTTAAAGAGCTTTTTTATCTAGTCGATTGCTTCCATTTTAACAGCTCTATTGCAAAGGAGGTTTATCAACAGTTTCTTCACTTGGAAAGGTTTTCTATAGTTCCGATATCTCATGCATCAATATTCGATAATCGTATATTTAAAAGGATTGATACTAATAATATCCGGCTTGGCTTTATTGGACATGTGTCTGATTATAAAGGTTTTCCTTTATTAAAGGATGTATTGTGCGCACTGAGTATTCAAGGTGTAAGCAACTGGTCTTTAAATGTTTGGGGTGGGGAGACTGGAGTGGATAAAGACTGCGACTTAATTTCATACAGAGGTAAATATGACGAAAAGGAATTAAAATCAGTTTTTGAGGAGATAGACTTACTTATTGTTCCTTCAATATGGAAAGAAACTTTCAGCTTGATAACTCTAGAGGCTCTTTCTTTTGGCACCCCTGTCTTAGTTTCCACTAATGTAGGTGCGAAGGACATTGTAAAGGAATATCAAACAGACTTCGTTTGTGAGCCAACTGTAGAAGCTTTCAGTAAGCTTCTTTTAAAAGTTTTGAGAGAACCCTCGCTTTTGTCCGAATACAATGCAAGAATAATTCAAGGTGAGTTCAATTATTCGTTTGGTAAGCATGTTACAGAAATTTATAATCTATATAATAATAGGAAGTAA
- a CDS encoding GumC family protein has translation MYKSSINKAESRKDENDELKLFLSKLLSQWPLFILSILTCLGIGILFLRYKTPVYKIAAKLLVEDQQKGGAGMGTSEMFSDLGTLFNTKSNVDNEAEILRTRSLVEEIVRNLKLNVRYYKKGTFKNLELYDAPFNVELISVKDTVLTTTFEVTDSSSGEYVLSYEDRQTGDEISKKYRYDQAFIIDDIGTLKITKNAQFRGSEANDYIFTIASFDQTVASIRAQLAVAVTNKQVSTIDLTLEYPIPKKGEEILTEVINSYIKLNLRNRNEIADSTIAFIENRLLVVSRELGDIEGNIQKFKQTKGLADISEQSKLLVGSSSEYIKRISDIETQLNITEALLGYLKDESRNKRVVPSSVLPEDPVFAGLVERYNNLVLEKERHLLSSTEDNPVIRNLVQRIMSLRNDMLSNLNSTAQSLRITKQQLNQNAGQIQGQIKAVPSQERTYLDLARQQEIKQELYVYLLQKREETAISKTANLANTRLIDAAKSETAPFSPKRGVLLLMSLAFGLALPVGWIYLNEILNNRIQNKKEIEYLTSIPIIGEISHNSSEENVVVIKNSRSPISEQFRALRTNLPFFMASDATCQTILLTSSMSGEGKSFIATNLGAALALSGKKVAMLELDLRKPKLSQNLGVVGKYGFTNYIIDNNVKESDIISATWVNENLFVVSAGPIPPNPAETILNSRMDSLIKYLKDQFDFIILDAPPIGLVSDAQLLSKYADLSLYIVRQRITYKDQLMIANELYDNGKFGKMAIVVNDISKSKGYGYGYGYGYAYGYSYGEYNDMPSPNFWNRITGKK, from the coding sequence ATGTATAAATCGTCTATTAATAAAGCTGAATCTCGAAAAGATGAAAATGACGAGTTGAAGCTGTTTCTTTCTAAACTGCTATCTCAATGGCCATTGTTTATACTTAGCATATTGACCTGTTTAGGTATAGGGATCTTATTTTTACGTTATAAAACCCCTGTTTATAAAATTGCTGCAAAACTATTAGTAGAAGACCAGCAGAAGGGGGGGGCGGGAATGGGTACTTCAGAAATGTTTAGCGACTTAGGTACTCTATTTAATACGAAGAGCAATGTAGATAACGAGGCCGAGATTTTAAGAACCCGATCATTAGTTGAGGAAATTGTTAGGAATTTAAAGCTTAATGTAAGATATTATAAAAAGGGAACTTTCAAAAATCTTGAACTTTACGATGCACCGTTTAATGTAGAGTTAATATCTGTTAAAGACACGGTTTTAACAACTACATTTGAAGTGACAGATTCAAGCTCGGGTGAATATGTTCTGTCATATGAGGATCGTCAGACAGGAGATGAAATAAGTAAGAAATATCGATACGACCAAGCGTTTATTATCGATGATATTGGGACTTTAAAGATCACAAAGAACGCGCAATTCAGGGGATCTGAGGCAAATGATTATATTTTTACGATAGCATCCTTCGATCAAACTGTTGCTTCTATAAGAGCTCAATTAGCTGTCGCCGTAACAAATAAACAGGTAAGTACGATTGACTTGACATTGGAATATCCGATTCCTAAAAAGGGTGAAGAAATTTTAACTGAAGTTATTAATAGTTATATTAAATTAAATCTTAGGAATAGAAATGAAATAGCTGATAGTACAATAGCCTTTATTGAGAATAGACTTTTAGTCGTTAGTAGGGAGTTGGGGGACATTGAGGGCAATATTCAAAAATTTAAGCAGACTAAGGGATTAGCGGATATCTCAGAGCAAAGTAAGTTGCTGGTCGGTAGTTCTAGTGAGTACATAAAACGGATTTCTGATATTGAAACTCAGCTTAATATAACAGAAGCTCTTTTAGGCTACCTCAAAGATGAGTCCAGAAATAAGAGAGTTGTTCCTAGTTCAGTACTTCCAGAAGACCCGGTTTTTGCAGGACTTGTAGAACGGTATAATAATCTAGTTTTAGAAAAAGAGAGACATCTTTTATCCTCGACAGAGGATAATCCGGTGATTAGAAATCTAGTGCAAAGGATAATGTCATTGCGGAATGATATGCTCTCGAACTTGAATAGTACAGCCCAATCCTTGAGGATAACTAAACAACAGCTGAACCAAAATGCCGGTCAAATACAAGGTCAAATCAAGGCTGTTCCTAGCCAGGAGCGAACGTACCTTGATTTAGCGCGGCAGCAGGAGATAAAGCAAGAACTGTATGTTTACTTATTACAAAAAAGAGAGGAAACAGCCATTTCAAAGACAGCCAATCTTGCCAATACAAGATTAATAGATGCGGCGAAATCTGAGACGGCACCGTTTTCGCCAAAACGTGGTGTTTTATTGCTTATGTCCTTAGCGTTTGGCCTCGCTCTCCCGGTGGGATGGATTTATCTTAATGAAATATTGAACAATCGGATTCAAAATAAAAAGGAAATTGAATATTTAACCTCTATTCCGATTATAGGTGAAATAAGCCATAATTCCTCTGAGGAAAATGTGGTTGTTATTAAAAATTCACGGTCCCCAATTTCGGAACAGTTCAGAGCACTACGAACTAATCTACCGTTCTTCATGGCATCAGACGCCACTTGCCAGACAATTCTGTTGACCTCAAGCATGTCGGGCGAGGGTAAATCCTTTATTGCAACAAATCTTGGTGCTGCGTTAGCCCTTTCAGGGAAGAAGGTGGCTATGTTGGAACTGGATTTAAGAAAGCCAAAGCTATCTCAAAATTTAGGGGTGGTTGGAAAATATGGGTTTACAAACTATATAATTGATAATAACGTTAAAGAAAGCGATATTATTTCCGCTACTTGGGTTAATGAAAATTTATTTGTGGTAAGTGCTGGGCCAATACCTCCGAATCCGGCAGAAACAATACTCAATAGTAGGATGGACTCCCTTATTAAATATCTAAAAGATCAATTCGATTTTATTATACTAGATGCTCCTCCTATTGGTTTGGTCTCAGATGCTCAGTTGTTGAGTAAGTATGCAGATTTGTCTCTTTATATAGTCAGACAGAGAATAACATACAAAGATCAATTAATGATAGCAAATGAGTTGTATGATAATGGAAAGTTTGGAAAGATGGCAATAGTCGTAAACGATATTAGTAAGAGCAAAGGCTATGGCTATGGCTATGGCTATGGCTACGCGTACGGGTATAGTTATGGTGAATACAATGATATGCCGAGTCCTAATTTTTGGAATCGTATAACTGGAAAAAAGTAG
- a CDS encoding polysaccharide pyruvyl transferase family protein — translation MRKKISQKVSGAIRRVFWTRLRAEILFKLWFSMKGKNIFLFGYPIHPNMGDQAQSYCIERWLKSNYPGYNIFPFNYITSFPLALKILRKRIGKDDLIFGHSGYFFFDPHPELPIYIAIARLFKDYKIVILPQTINITGRKLLEETSIALNSHPNLVLLCRDQISYSNAQKHFSNCKLLLYPDIVTSLIGSKEYSFERQGVLFCMRDDLETFYQSGEITALRTKVGKLIQTELTDTTIKASYEDIMYKKEAILNEMLERFAHYKLIITDRYHGTIFSLIASTPVIVLSSADHKLSSGVKWFPESFGAYVKFAETLNDAYEMAQDMLGEEYTHKLPSYFQDNYYAVLKEKL, via the coding sequence ATGAGGAAGAAAATTAGTCAGAAAGTTAGCGGTGCTATTCGTCGAGTATTCTGGACCCGTTTAAGAGCTGAAATCTTATTTAAACTATGGTTCTCCATGAAAGGAAAGAATATATTTCTGTTCGGATATCCAATACATCCGAATATGGGTGACCAAGCGCAATCTTATTGTATTGAGCGATGGTTGAAATCTAATTATCCTGGATACAACATTTTTCCATTTAATTATATAACCTCTTTTCCTCTAGCATTAAAAATATTGAGAAAGAGGATCGGAAAAGATGATCTTATTTTTGGACATAGCGGATACTTTTTTTTTGATCCGCATCCTGAACTTCCAATTTATATAGCTATCGCTAGGCTATTTAAAGACTATAAAATTGTTATTTTGCCACAAACGATTAATATTACGGGAAGAAAGCTCCTCGAGGAAACTAGTATTGCACTCAATTCTCATCCCAATCTCGTTTTGCTTTGCAGAGATCAAATCTCATATTCAAATGCTCAGAAGCATTTCTCAAATTGTAAGTTGTTACTTTATCCAGACATAGTTACTTCCTTAATTGGATCTAAAGAGTATTCTTTTGAAAGACAAGGTGTCTTGTTTTGTATGCGGGATGACTTAGAAACATTCTACCAGTCCGGAGAGATCACTGCATTGCGGACAAAAGTAGGAAAGCTAATTCAGACCGAATTGACAGATACGACAATAAAGGCGTCATATGAGGATATTATGTACAAGAAGGAGGCTATTCTGAATGAAATGCTGGAAAGATTCGCACACTATAAACTTATAATAACCGATCGGTATCATGGTACAATATTTTCGTTAATTGCTTCTACCCCTGTAATCGTTTTATCGTCGGCTGATCACAAATTAAGTAGCGGTGTAAAATGGTTCCCTGAGAGTTTTGGAGCATATGTGAAATTTGCTGAGACATTAAATGATGCATATGAGATGGCTCAAGATATGTTAGGTGAAGAATACACTCATAAGTTACCGAGCTATTTTCAGGACAACTATTACGCTGTATTAAAAGAAAAACTTTAA
- a CDS encoding glycosyltransferase encodes MKVLWFAVTPSLYSENNTTHNGGGWIASLEKLIRRSSNIQLGVAFEHSDDYFKVEREDVVYYPINVWKSKALKLKRKLIYSTEEDLVVPACLKVISDFQPDVIHVFGSEWCYGLVAKYTNVPVVIHMQGSIPPYYNARFPAGYNESDLIRFNGFNIAKTLSQLLDNRNFRLRAEREERILRTCSNYMGRTAWDKNLIHLYNPSANYYYCGEALRDEFFFTDRIWRNSNNKKQFVLTTTISTPLYKGVDTILKTAKLLKDNITDDFEWRVFGVKDIAFHEWKTKIKAASCNVRLLGTLSAEELRDELLDSQIFIHPSYIDNSPNSVCEAQLLGIPVISTFVGGVPSLIEHMVTGVLVPANDPFSLAYQINHLVNNRQLAVKLGEEGRKVALGRHAPETVVRDLLNIYETLTNETGY; translated from the coding sequence ATGAAGGTATTATGGTTTGCCGTTACTCCGTCTCTTTATTCAGAAAATAATACTACCCATAACGGCGGAGGCTGGATAGCATCATTAGAAAAGTTAATTAGGAGATCATCAAATATTCAACTTGGTGTGGCCTTTGAGCATTCGGATGATTATTTTAAAGTAGAAAGAGAAGATGTAGTCTATTATCCCATAAATGTTTGGAAAAGCAAAGCCCTTAAATTGAAGAGAAAGCTGATTTATAGTACAGAAGAAGATCTTGTTGTTCCAGCTTGCCTTAAAGTGATATCGGATTTTCAACCTGATGTCATACACGTATTTGGTTCGGAGTGGTGTTATGGCCTAGTTGCAAAATATACAAACGTGCCTGTTGTAATTCATATGCAGGGTTCCATTCCCCCCTATTACAATGCTCGCTTTCCGGCCGGTTATAACGAGAGTGATTTGATCCGTTTTAACGGTTTTAATATAGCTAAGACGCTAAGTCAGCTTCTTGATAATAGGAATTTTAGGTTAAGAGCTGAACGAGAAGAAAGGATTTTGAGAACTTGTTCTAACTATATGGGACGGACGGCCTGGGATAAAAATTTGATCCATTTATACAATCCTTCTGCTAATTATTATTACTGTGGAGAAGCATTGAGAGATGAGTTTTTCTTTACTGACAGAATATGGAGAAATTCAAATAACAAAAAGCAGTTTGTATTAACAACAACGATATCAACGCCCTTATACAAAGGAGTAGATACAATTTTAAAAACTGCTAAGTTGTTGAAAGATAATATAACTGATGACTTCGAGTGGCGAGTTTTTGGAGTTAAGGATATCGCGTTTCATGAGTGGAAGACTAAGATAAAGGCAGCATCATGCAATGTCAGGCTATTGGGTACTCTTTCAGCAGAGGAACTAAGGGATGAGCTGTTAGATTCTCAAATCTTCATTCACCCATCCTATATTGATAACAGTCCAAACAGCGTTTGCGAAGCCCAATTGCTCGGTATACCGGTAATTAGTACTTTTGTTGGCGGTGTACCATCTTTGATTGAACATATGGTCACAGGAGTCCTTGTACCGGCAAATGACCCATTTAGCTTGGCATATCAAATTAACCATTTAGTTAATAATAGGCAGCTTGCTGTAAAGTTAGGAGAAGAAGGTCGTAAGGTTGCTTTAGGACGTCATGCCCCAGAAACAGTAGTCCGCGATCTGTTAAATATCTATGAAACGTTAACAAATGAAACGGGTTATTAA
- a CDS encoding acyltransferase → MKRVIKVFFLHLTSCLGWTISFLVPYRGAFLLGLFFNQIYTAWLSRNFRKLGRGSMINSGINLVNGKYITIGENTIIGRRVVLNAWDKYEMDCFSPEIIIGNGVSIGDDNHITAIKSIRIGDNVLIGKKVTITDNSHGRNDNKKEFFIPPIARSLYSKGEVLINDNVWIGDKVTILPGVTIGFGAIIGSNSVVTCDVPPFAIAVGMPARVVRTPA, encoded by the coding sequence ATGAAACGGGTTATTAAAGTGTTTTTTTTGCATTTAACTAGCTGTCTAGGGTGGACGATTTCATTCCTTGTGCCTTACCGCGGAGCTTTTTTATTGGGTCTATTCTTTAACCAAATTTATACAGCTTGGTTGAGCCGGAATTTCCGTAAGTTGGGTAGAGGTAGTATGATTAACTCAGGTATCAATTTAGTTAATGGCAAATACATAACTATTGGAGAGAATACAATAATAGGACGACGTGTTGTTTTGAATGCATGGGACAAGTATGAGATGGACTGCTTTTCCCCTGAAATCATTATCGGGAATGGAGTATCAATTGGAGATGATAATCATATAACGGCCATAAAGAGCATTCGGATTGGAGATAACGTACTAATCGGAAAAAAGGTTACTATAACCGATAATTCACATGGAAGAAATGATAATAAGAAGGAGTTCTTTATTCCACCAATTGCTCGAAGTTTGTATTCTAAGGGTGAGGTCTTAATTAATGATAACGTTTGGATTGGAGATAAAGTAACAATTCTACCTGGCGTCACCATCGGTTTTGGAGCAATAATAGGTTCTAATTCGGTTGTAACTTGCGATGTTCCACCCTTTGCAATAGCAGTAGGAATGCCCGCGCGAGTAGTAAGGACGCCGGCTTAA
- a CDS encoding polysaccharide biosynthesis/export family protein has protein sequence MLKKTLTVRFSLILALLAILILPSCVVTKKSVYFTDLPDTAKLREVVPAEFKDPIIQPDDILSITVQTIDPTTTAALNQVSSMPVIGSSSASQTGSQMITGFLVDKNGNVTIPMLGSMKLSGLTTFQARDLIQQRASQYFKEPTVQVRFANYKITIIGEVARPAAYTLPNEKVTILDAIGLAGDLTIYGKRENVLLIRDNGDKKEFVRFNLNSTDIFKSPYYYLKQNDVIYVEPGKGKVAANNAARTQTLAIITSVLSVLIIAISRL, from the coding sequence ATGCTGAAAAAAACGCTCACAGTCAGGTTTTCCCTGATCCTGGCCTTACTTGCAATCCTAATCTTACCTTCCTGCGTGGTAACGAAAAAATCAGTTTACTTTACCGACCTGCCTGACACAGCCAAGCTAAGAGAGGTTGTTCCGGCCGAATTTAAAGACCCGATAATTCAACCTGATGATATATTAAGCATTACTGTTCAAACGATTGACCCTACAACTACCGCCGCTTTGAATCAAGTGTCATCAATGCCAGTAATAGGTTCGAGTTCCGCTTCTCAAACCGGCTCGCAAATGATTACGGGCTTTTTAGTTGACAAGAATGGGAATGTGACTATTCCAATGTTAGGAAGCATGAAACTTTCTGGATTGACGACGTTCCAAGCAAGGGATTTGATTCAACAAAGGGCTTCGCAGTATTTCAAGGAACCTACAGTACAAGTACGTTTTGCTAATTATAAAATTACCATAATAGGCGAAGTTGCAAGACCCGCAGCATATACCCTTCCCAACGAGAAAGTAACTATTCTCGACGCGATCGGACTGGCAGGTGATCTTACTATTTATGGAAAGAGGGAAAACGTATTGTTAATTAGAGACAATGGAGACAAGAAAGAGTTCGTGAGATTTAATTTAAATTCTACCGATATTTTCAAGTCACCCTATTATTATCTTAAGCAAAACGATGTAATCTATGTAGAACCTGGAAAAGGAAAAGTGGCGGCCAATAATGCGGCTAGAACACAGACACTTGCTATTATAACCTCTGTTTTGTCTGTGTTAATTATTGCCATTTCTCGATTGTAA
- a CDS encoding DUF1972 domain-containing protein has protein sequence MKIAIVGTRGIPNHYGGFEQFADFLSQGLVQKGHDITVYSSKNHPYKESDYNGVKILHKYDPEDKIGTAGQFIYDLLCMADARKRGFDIIYLLGYTSSSVWQRILIKKSIVVTNMDGLEWMRSKYSKQVQRFLKYAEKLATKYSDHLVADSIGIQSYLKKTYNAESFYIPYGSHVFSEPNKEDLIAYGVTAYNYDILIARFEPENNIEMILEAFSKSSTSRKLLLIGNFKHTDFGIRMARLYGEDTRICFLGPIYNQVALNNLRYFSNLYYHGHSVGGTNPSLLEAMGSSSLICYHNNDFNRTIVGNDGFPFDNYNGLKEIIEGKRKEDFFHFLTENIEKIKNIYSWQRIVDRYEDYFLSIIPKS, from the coding sequence ATGAAAATAGCTATTGTTGGAACTAGAGGAATTCCTAATCACTATGGAGGCTTTGAGCAGTTTGCTGACTTTTTGTCTCAAGGCTTAGTTCAAAAAGGCCACGATATAACTGTATATTCTTCCAAAAATCATCCCTATAAGGAATCGGATTATAATGGAGTAAAGATTCTTCATAAATATGATCCTGAGGACAAGATCGGAACAGCAGGGCAATTTATTTATGATCTTTTATGTATGGCAGATGCAAGGAAGCGTGGATTTGATATTATTTATCTGCTGGGATATACTAGTAGTTCTGTATGGCAACGTATTTTGATAAAAAAATCGATAGTTGTTACTAACATGGATGGACTAGAGTGGATGCGAAGCAAGTATTCCAAACAGGTACAGCGTTTTCTGAAGTACGCCGAGAAGCTGGCTACAAAGTATAGTGATCATTTGGTCGCCGATTCTATTGGTATTCAAAGTTATTTAAAAAAGACTTACAATGCAGAGTCCTTCTATATTCCTTATGGAAGCCATGTTTTTAGTGAGCCTAATAAGGAAGACTTAATTGCCTATGGTGTGACTGCTTATAACTATGATATTTTAATTGCTCGATTTGAGCCCGAAAATAACATAGAGATGATATTGGAAGCTTTTTCCAAGTCCTCAACTTCAAGGAAATTGTTGCTTATAGGTAACTTCAAGCATACAGATTTTGGAATAAGAATGGCAAGGTTGTACGGAGAAGATACTCGAATTTGTTTTCTTGGTCCGATTTACAATCAAGTCGCGTTGAATAATTTAAGGTATTTTTCTAATTTATATTATCACGGCCATTCTGTTGGTGGAACAAATCCCTCCTTACTCGAAGCAATGGGTTCTTCGTCATTGATATGTTACCATAATAATGACTTCAATAGAACAATTGTCGGGAATGATGGCTTCCCATTTGATAACTATAATGGTCTAAAGGAAATTATTGAGGGAAAAAGAAAAGAAGATTTTTTCCACTTTTTGACGGAGAATATCGAGAAGATAAAGAATATATATTCTTGGCAAAGAATTGTAGATAGGTATGAAGATTATTTTTTATCTATTATCCCTAAATCATAG